The genomic segment CTCTTGCCAATACTAAAAAACCAGCACCCTCTCCTAACACTGTCCCTGTACGAGCCTCATCAAAAGGTTTTAAATATCCTGATGCTAAAGTGCCTAATGCGGTATGTGCTAAACGTTTTGCATCGCTTAAAATATCAACGCCGCCGCAAATACAGAGATCATACTCACCCGCTGCAATGAGCATACCCGCTAAATAGACGACATCAGCGCCTGAAGAGCAAGCGGTAGAAAGCGTGATGACTTGTTTGATGCCACTTACTTCTGCCAGTTGTTGTCCCCAAGCATCTAAGTCAGCTTCGGCTGCGCTTGGATCATCCAGACGCGCACCAAAACTAGTTCCCACAATTAACGCAACGCGCTTATAAAGGCTTAGATCAATAGACTGTATGCTAGCAGCTAACGTTTTTTTTGCCAATTGCAAGAAACGTTCACTGGACGACTGGTTTAAACCCTGGATACTTGCTGCTAAATTATTTTTTAACGATACCTTGGTAGGACATTCAGTGATTCCAGTTCGGCCAGCACAGAGTGCTCCCCAAACATCATCAATATCATTACCTAATGCAGTTGACCAAGCTCGCCCAATAATAGGTATCGGCTCAGCTACCATGCAACCTCCGTAAATTGCGTCACAGCAACACGTTTAATATTTGCTTTCATTGCGGCAACTCGTTTTCCATGCACTAATGCTTCGCCGTTAAAGAAAATAATATCCTGATAGAGCTTTTCAACCGATAA from the Rickettsiella endosymbiont of Aleochara curtula genome contains:
- a CDS encoding beta-ketoacyl synthase N-terminal-like domain-containing protein, which produces MVAEPIPIIGRAWSTALGNDIDDVWGALCAGRTGITECPTKVSLKNNLAASIQGLNQSSSERFLQLAKKTLAASIQSIDLSLYKRVALIVGTSFGARLDDPSAAEADLDAWGQQLAEVSGIKQVITLSTACSSGADVVYLAGMLIAAGEYDLCICGGVDILSDAKRLAHTALGTLASGYLKPFDEARTGTVLGEGAGFLVLARAPINQQDIYAYYCGGGSANDGAGLTAPDAKAIGAIYAIQRACRESGISPDDIGIINAHGSGTRLNDQIELEAYRHVFQHQPIIFATKGAFGHSLGATGSIELIALIESLRRQQVPPITGLVNPIKDFFTPVLKQETSINAHYGMSLTLGFGGFDTSIILKAA